One segment of Streptomyces sp. YIM 121038 DNA contains the following:
- a CDS encoding MerR family transcriptional regulator, whose amino-acid sequence MSYSVGQVAAVAKVTVRTLHHYDEIGLLVPGGRSHAGHRRYSDADLDRLQQIRFYRELGFPLDEVAALLDDPDADPQEQLRRQHGLLTERITKLQEMAAAVETAMEARRMGINLTPEEKFEVFGDFDPDQYEDEVQQRWGATEAYAESRRRTAAYTKEDWKRINDGMDALHARMADLLGAGTPAASTEAMDAAEAHRLLISDSYYDCSHEMHACLGAMYVDDPRFTATYEAIRPGLAIYLRDAIAANTERHGQRS is encoded by the coding sequence GTGAGCTACTCCGTCGGACAGGTGGCGGCCGTCGCCAAGGTCACGGTGCGCACCCTGCACCACTACGACGAGATCGGCCTCCTCGTGCCCGGAGGGCGCAGCCACGCGGGCCACCGGCGCTACAGCGACGCCGACCTCGACCGGCTCCAGCAGATCCGGTTCTACCGCGAGCTGGGCTTCCCCCTGGACGAGGTCGCCGCGCTGCTCGACGACCCCGACGCCGACCCGCAGGAACAGCTGCGGCGCCAGCACGGGCTGCTCACCGAGCGCATCACCAAGCTCCAGGAGATGGCCGCCGCTGTCGAGACCGCCATGGAGGCGAGACGCATGGGGATCAACCTCACGCCCGAGGAGAAGTTCGAGGTCTTCGGAGACTTCGATCCCGACCAGTACGAGGACGAGGTCCAGCAGCGCTGGGGCGCCACGGAGGCGTACGCCGAGTCGCGCCGCCGCACGGCCGCGTACACGAAGGAGGACTGGAAGCGGATCAACGACGGCATGGACGCCCTGCACGCGCGCATGGCGGACCTGCTCGGCGCCGGCACCCCCGCCGCGTCCACGGAGGCCATGGACGCGGCCGAGGCCCACCGGCTGCTGATCAGCGACAGCTACTACGACTGCTCGCACGAGATGCACGCGTGCCTGGGCGCCATGTACGTGGACGACCCGCGCTTCACGGCCACGTACGAGGCGATCCGGCCGGGTCTCGCGATCTACCTGCGCGACGCGATCGCGGCGAACACGGAGCGGCACGGACAGCGCTCCTGA
- a CDS encoding VTT domain-containing protein → MQTLALGPTWLDPDYLLNQFGLWGLLLIVFAESGLLIGFFLPGDSLLFTTGLLITTGKLDTPLWLACILICIAAIAGDQAGYLFGKKVGPSLFNRPDSKLFKQENVVKAHEFFEKHGPKSLVLARFVPIVRTFTPIIAGVSGMRYRSFITFNVIGGILWGAGVTLLGAWLGKHEFVHKNIEAILILIVLISVVPIIIEFLRARSQKKKAAAQAPAAAPASPAAQDDTAASTPEAARQYQPQQPQYPGQQHQEHQHQQQYPGQYPDQSQYQAQQPQYPGGQYQQQYQHPDQQPQHQQYGGQGDHQQYAAPYEGQQQYQPQQPYPYDNQYGNQYGNQHEGQYEGQHGGQYAAPADGQQYQAQQPYPHQQAPQQGQQHQQHQQHQQHQQGQYPGRQPQHPEEPQQGHPRY, encoded by the coding sequence GTGCAGACGCTTGCGCTCGGACCAACCTGGTTGGATCCGGACTACCTGCTGAACCAGTTCGGTCTGTGGGGCCTGCTCCTCATCGTGTTCGCCGAGTCGGGGCTGCTCATCGGCTTCTTCCTGCCGGGCGACTCGCTCCTGTTCACCACGGGCCTGCTGATCACGACGGGCAAGCTGGACACTCCGCTGTGGCTGGCCTGCATCCTGATCTGCATCGCCGCGATCGCCGGTGACCAGGCGGGCTATCTCTTCGGCAAGAAGGTCGGCCCGTCCCTGTTCAACCGCCCGGACTCCAAGCTCTTCAAACAGGAGAACGTGGTCAAGGCCCACGAGTTCTTCGAAAAGCACGGCCCGAAGTCCCTGGTCCTGGCCCGCTTCGTGCCGATCGTGCGCACGTTCACGCCGATCATCGCGGGCGTCAGCGGCATGCGCTACCGCTCGTTCATCACGTTCAACGTCATCGGCGGCATCCTGTGGGGCGCGGGGGTCACGCTGCTCGGCGCGTGGCTGGGCAAGCACGAGTTCGTGCACAAGAACATCGAGGCGATCCTGATCCTGATCGTCCTCATCTCGGTGGTCCCGATCATCATCGAGTTCCTGCGGGCCCGTTCGCAGAAGAAGAAGGCGGCCGCCCAGGCCCCGGCGGCGGCCCCGGCCTCCCCGGCGGCCCAGGACGACACCGCCGCGAGCACCCCCGAGGCCGCGCGCCAGTACCAGCCGCAGCAGCCGCAGTACCCGGGCCAGCAGCACCAGGAGCACCAGCACCAGCAGCAGTACCCGGGCCAGTACCCCGACCAGTCCCAGTACCAGGCCCAGCAGCCGCAGTACCCCGGCGGCCAGTACCAGCAGCAGTACCAGCACCCCGACCAGCAGCCCCAGCACCAGCAGTACGGCGGCCAGGGAGACCACCAGCAGTACGCCGCTCCGTACGAGGGCCAGCAGCAGTACCAGCCCCAGCAGCCGTACCCCTACGACAACCAGTACGGCAACCAGTACGGCAACCAGCACGAGGGCCAGTACGAGGGCCAGCACGGCGGCCAGTACGCCGCCCCCGCGGACGGCCAGCAGTACCAGGCCCAGCAGCCCTACCCCCACCAGCAGGCCCCGCAGCAGGGCCAGCAGCACCAGCAGCACCAGCAGCACCAGCAGCACCAGCAGGGCCAGTACCCGGGTCGGCAGCCGCAGCACCCCGAAGAGCCCCAGCAGGGCCACCCCCGGTACTGA
- a CDS encoding threonine/serine exporter family protein, whose amino-acid sequence MADPEDEDRKPQSDEARSAFAPVGGVEQTAAPEEDHPSSEFTIPTGLRIPVAPEDKESSAFTTPQAYDGRQTPPAFTPPGGVPVVRLTKEAPWQDRMRTMLRTPVAERPAPEATQRHEDESGPAVPRVLDLTLRIGELLLAGGEGAEDVEAAMFAVTRAYGLDRCEPNVTFTLIAISHQPSLVDDPVTASRTVRRRGTDYTRLQAVFRLVDDISSEEVDVSPEEAYRRLAEIRRNRHPYPGWALTAAGGVLAGAASVLVGGGVVVFVAAAIGAMLGDRLAWLCAGRGLPEFYQFVVAAMPPAAMGVAISLLDLPDVRASAVITGGLFALIPGRALVAGVQDGLTGYYITAAARLLEVGYLIVGIVCGVLLVLYLGVQLDAGLNPETSIHSTDRPLVQILASMALSCAFAILLQQERSTVLLVTLNGGVAWVVFGALARAGDISPVAATAVAAGLVGLFGQLLSRYRFASALPFVTAAIGPLLPGSATYFGLLEIARNNLNPGLASLSKAAALALAIAIGVNLGGELSRLFLKGPRPPQEAQGRRAAKRTRGF is encoded by the coding sequence GTGGCTGACCCGGAGGACGAGGACCGCAAGCCGCAGTCGGACGAGGCGCGCAGCGCCTTCGCCCCGGTGGGCGGGGTCGAGCAGACGGCGGCGCCGGAGGAGGATCATCCGTCCTCGGAGTTCACGATCCCCACGGGGCTGAGAATCCCCGTCGCGCCCGAGGACAAGGAGTCCTCGGCCTTCACCACGCCGCAGGCGTACGACGGACGGCAGACGCCGCCCGCCTTCACGCCGCCGGGCGGTGTGCCGGTGGTCCGGCTCACCAAGGAGGCGCCCTGGCAGGACCGGATGCGCACGATGCTGCGCACCCCGGTCGCCGAGCGCCCGGCCCCCGAGGCCACGCAGCGGCACGAGGACGAGTCCGGGCCCGCCGTGCCGCGCGTGCTCGACCTGACGCTGCGCATCGGGGAGCTGCTGCTGGCGGGCGGCGAGGGCGCCGAGGACGTGGAGGCGGCGATGTTCGCCGTCACGCGCGCGTACGGCCTGGACCGCTGCGAGCCGAACGTGACGTTCACGCTCATCGCCATCTCGCACCAGCCCTCGCTCGTCGACGACCCCGTCACGGCGTCGCGTACGGTACGCCGCCGGGGCACCGACTACACGCGGCTGCAGGCCGTCTTCCGGCTCGTCGACGACATCAGCTCCGAAGAGGTCGACGTCTCCCCGGAGGAGGCCTACCGGCGCCTCGCCGAGATCCGGCGCAACCGCCACCCCTACCCGGGGTGGGCCCTGACGGCGGCGGGCGGGGTGCTCGCGGGCGCCGCGTCCGTGCTCGTGGGCGGCGGGGTCGTGGTGTTCGTCGCGGCGGCGATCGGCGCGATGCTGGGCGACCGCCTTGCGTGGCTGTGCGCCGGGCGCGGGCTTCCGGAGTTCTACCAGTTCGTGGTGGCGGCGATGCCGCCCGCCGCGATGGGCGTGGCGATCAGCCTCCTCGACCTGCCGGACGTACGGGCCTCCGCGGTGATCACCGGTGGTCTGTTCGCGCTGATCCCGGGGCGGGCGCTGGTCGCGGGCGTGCAGGACGGCCTGACCGGCTACTACATCACCGCCGCGGCCCGGCTCCTGGAGGTCGGGTATCTGATCGTCGGGATCGTCTGCGGCGTCCTGCTCGTGCTCTATCTGGGCGTGCAGCTGGACGCGGGGCTCAACCCGGAGACGTCGATCCACTCCACCGACCGGCCGCTGGTCCAGATCCTCGCGTCCATGGCGCTGAGCTGCGCCTTCGCGATCCTGCTCCAGCAGGAACGATCCACCGTGCTGCTCGTGACGCTGAACGGCGGCGTGGCCTGGGTCGTGTTCGGCGCGCTCGCCCGCGCCGGGGACATCTCTCCGGTGGCGGCGACGGCCGTCGCGGCGGGTCTGGTGGGCCTGTTCGGGCAGTTGCTCTCGCGCTACCGGTTCGCGTCCGCGCTGCCGTTCGTGACGGCGGCGATCGGTCCGCTGCTGCCCGGTAGCGCCACGTACTTCGGGCTTCTGGAGATCGCCCGCAACAACCTCAACCCGGGACTCGCCTCGCTGTCCAAGGCGGCGGCGCTCGCCCTCGCCATCGCGATAGGGGTGAACCTGGGCGGGGAGCTGTCGCGGCTCTTCCTCAAGGGACCGCGGCCGCCGCAGGAGGCGCAGGGGCGCCGCGCGGCCAAGCGGACGCGCGGCTTCTAG
- a CDS encoding inorganic diphosphatase, with translation MEFDVTIEIPKGSRNKYEVDHETGRIRLDRRLFTSTSYPADYGFVENTLGEDGDPLDALVILDEPTFPGCLIKCRAIGMFRMTDEAGGDDKLLCVPASDPRVEHLRDIHHVSEFDRLEIQHFFEVYKDLEPGKSVEGADWVGRADAEAEIEASYKRFQSNGGH, from the coding sequence GTGGAGTTCGACGTCACCATCGAGATTCCGAAGGGTTCGCGGAACAAGTACGAGGTCGACCACGAGACCGGCCGCATCCGCCTGGACCGTCGACTCTTCACGTCCACCAGCTACCCGGCGGACTACGGCTTCGTCGAGAACACCCTGGGCGAGGACGGCGACCCGCTGGACGCCCTGGTGATCCTGGACGAGCCGACCTTCCCCGGTTGCCTCATCAAGTGCCGCGCGATCGGCATGTTCCGGATGACCGACGAGGCGGGCGGCGACGACAAGCTGCTGTGCGTTCCTGCCTCCGACCCGCGCGTCGAGCACCTGCGCGACATCCACCACGTGTCCGAGTTCGACCGCCTGGAGATCCAGCACTTCTTCGAGGTCTACAAGGACCTGGAGCCGGGCAAGTCCGTCGAGGGCGCCGACTGGGTCGGCCGCGCCGACGCCGAGGCCGAGATCGAGGCCTCGTACAAGCGCTTCCAGAGCAACGGCGGCCACTGA
- the dacB gene encoding D-alanyl-D-alanine carboxypeptidase/D-alanyl-D-alanine-endopeptidase — MDERMTWRWLRRPLPLLRRLAVGPAGQLRTAKTWQVTTGSAAVGLAVAAVAVTAAGPWDSSGQRTAERRSAASQEAGGGADHLGFPGMRGPQAAPSAPAVLAGLGAPARAKPGGKALSDVLDPVLKDRALGPERAAVVVDVTTGKRLYGERAGDALTPASTTKIATAVATLSAVGPDHRLTTRTVLEPGSRKVVLVGGGDPTLTARKEGRYVTGFASLRALADDTARALKKRGTKGRVTLAYDTSRYAGPAQHPIGPNENITPVSPLMVDEGRLDDSTSGPAPRSTDPAADAARKFSDLLRERGVDVQGDPARGEASPRAGKLARTSSPALSVLVERMLTHSDNDIAEALAREAARASGQRPSFDGGSRAIRARLKKLDLPLSGAKFADGSGLDREDRLSADLLAALLARAADRGHPELRSVVTGLPVAGFTGTLVDRYPKGSPGTGLVRAKTGTLTGVNALAGTVVTADGRLLAFAFMTTGTTDAVGAQAALDAMASATAACGCAP, encoded by the coding sequence GTGGACGAGCGCATGACTTGGCGGTGGCTTCGGCGGCCGCTGCCGCTGCTGCGGCGGCTTGCCGTCGGGCCTGCCGGACAGCTCCGGACAGCCAAGACGTGGCAGGTCACGACGGGCTCCGCCGCCGTGGGCCTCGCCGTCGCGGCCGTGGCGGTCACCGCGGCCGGGCCCTGGGACTCCTCCGGTCAGCGTACGGCGGAGCGTCGCTCCGCCGCCTCTCAGGAAGCCGGGGGTGGCGCAGATCACCTCGGCTTTCCGGGAATGCGGGGCCCGCAGGCCGCTCCGAGCGCCCCGGCCGTGCTCGCCGGGCTCGGCGCCCCGGCCCGCGCGAAGCCGGGCGGCAAGGCGCTCTCCGACGTCCTGGACCCGGTCCTGAAGGACCGGGCGCTCGGCCCCGAGCGGGCCGCGGTCGTCGTCGACGTCACCACCGGCAAGCGCCTGTACGGCGAGCGCGCGGGCGACGCCCTGACACCCGCCTCCACCACGAAGATCGCCACGGCGGTGGCCACGCTCTCCGCCGTCGGCCCCGACCACCGGCTCACCACGCGGACCGTCCTCGAACCCGGCTCCCGCAAGGTCGTCCTCGTCGGCGGCGGCGACCCCACGCTCACCGCGCGCAAGGAGGGCCGGTACGTGACGGGCTTCGCCAGCCTGCGCGCCCTGGCCGACGACACGGCCCGCGCCCTGAAGAAGCGCGGCACCAAGGGCCGGGTGACGCTCGCCTACGACACCTCCCGGTACGCGGGCCCGGCGCAGCACCCCATCGGGCCGAACGAGAACATCACGCCGGTCAGCCCTCTCATGGTCGACGAGGGCCGCCTCGACGACTCCACCTCGGGTCCCGCCCCGCGCAGCACCGACCCGGCGGCGGACGCCGCGCGGAAGTTCTCGGACCTGCTGCGCGAGCGGGGCGTCGACGTGCAGGGCGACCCCGCCCGCGGCGAGGCCTCCCCGCGCGCGGGCAAGCTGGCGCGGACCTCGTCGCCCGCCCTCTCCGTGCTCGTCGAGCGCATGCTGACCCACAGCGACAACGACATCGCCGAGGCCCTCGCGCGCGAGGCGGCCAGGGCGAGCGGGCAGCGGCCGAGCTTCGATGGCGGCTCCCGGGCGATCCGCGCCCGCCTGAAGAAGCTCGACCTCCCCTTGTCGGGGGCGAAGTTCGCCGACGGCAGCGGCCTCGACCGCGAGGACCGGCTCAGCGCGGACCTGCTCGCCGCGCTGCTCGCCCGCGCCGCCGACCGCGGCCACCCCGAACTGCGCTCCGTGGTCACCGGCCTTCCCGTCGCGGGCTTCACCGGCACCCTCGTCGACCGCTACCCGAAGGGGTCGCCGGGCACGGGCCTGGTCCGCGCCAAGACCGGCACGCTCACCGGTGTCAACGCCCTGGCCGGCACGGTCGTCACCGCCGACGGGCGGCTCCTGGCCTTCGCCTTCATGACGACGGGCACGACGGACGCGGTCGGGGCCCAGGCGGCCCTGGACGCCATGGCCTCGGCGACCGCCGCCTGCGGCTGCGCCCCGTAG
- a CDS encoding zinc-dependent metalloprotease, whose amino-acid sequence MTSLGGAEMVDWNLAVATATRLVRPGPEVSRDEARAVVAELRRHAKSSEEHVRSFTRMGTDATHDTPVLVVDRAGWVRANVAGFREVLKPLLEKMKDRRGGGPGGAVLGAVGGKVTGVELGMLLSFLASRVLGQYETFAPATRELPAGANGGGRLLLVAPNIVHVERELDVDPHDFRLWVCLHEETHRTQFSSVPWLRDHLESEIQAFLGETEVDPMTVLERIREAAQSLAGGRPEAEEDDGGRSFVDLVQTPTQREILARLTAVMSLLEGHADYVMDGVGPGVVPSVGEIREKFKERRQRGASRLDQALRKLLGLDAKLRQYRDGERFVRAVVDEVGMDGFNRVWTSPNTLPTKAEIAKPADWVARVHRKAD is encoded by the coding sequence ATGACGAGCCTCGGTGGTGCGGAGATGGTCGACTGGAATCTCGCGGTGGCGACCGCGACCCGGCTCGTGCGGCCGGGCCCGGAGGTGAGCCGGGACGAGGCCCGCGCCGTGGTCGCGGAGCTGCGCCGGCACGCCAAGTCCTCGGAGGAGCACGTCCGTTCCTTCACCAGGATGGGTACGGACGCGACACACGACACACCCGTGCTCGTGGTCGACCGCGCGGGCTGGGTCCGGGCGAACGTGGCCGGGTTCCGGGAGGTCCTCAAGCCCCTCCTGGAGAAGATGAAGGACCGGCGCGGCGGCGGCCCGGGCGGCGCCGTACTCGGCGCGGTCGGCGGCAAGGTGACGGGTGTGGAGCTCGGCATGCTGCTCTCCTTCCTCGCGTCCCGCGTCCTCGGCCAGTACGAGACCTTCGCCCCCGCCACCCGCGAGCTGCCCGCCGGGGCGAACGGCGGCGGCAGGCTCCTCCTCGTGGCGCCGAACATCGTGCACGTGGAGCGCGAACTGGACGTCGACCCGCACGACTTCCGCCTCTGGGTGTGCCTGCACGAGGAGACGCACCGCACCCAGTTCTCGTCCGTGCCGTGGCTGCGCGACCACCTGGAGAGCGAGATCCAGGCCTTCCTCGGGGAGACCGAGGTGGACCCGATGACCGTCCTCGAGCGCATCAGGGAGGCCGCGCAGAGCCTGGCGGGCGGCCGCCCGGAGGCCGAGGAGGACGACGGCGGCCGCTCCTTCGTGGACCTGGTGCAGACCCCGACGCAGCGCGAGATCCTGGCCCGCCTGACGGCCGTGATGTCCCTCCTGGAGGGCCACGCGGACTACGTGATGGACGGCGTCGGCCCCGGTGTCGTGCCGTCCGTCGGCGAGATCCGCGAGAAGTTCAAGGAGCGCCGCCAGCGCGGCGCCAGCCGCCTCGACCAGGCCCTGCGCAAGCTCCTCGGCCTGGACGCCAAGCTGCGGCAGTACCGCGACGGGGAGCGCTTCGTGCGGGCCGTCGTCGACGAGGTCGGCATGGACGGGTTCAACCGCGTATGGACCTCTCCGAACACGCTTCCCACCAAGGCGGAGATCGCCAAACCAGCGGACTGGGTCGCGCGGGTGCACCGTAAGGCAGACTGA
- the tilS gene encoding tRNA lysidine(34) synthetase TilS — protein MGPHPAVAAIRLAVRRVLHDVLTDVAAQRELDSPHAPHADAHASPTSRPTLPAHEPLPSPLVLVACSGGADSMALASALAFEAPKLGIRAGAVTVDHGLQAGSDLRAAEVVARMTALGLDPVESLAVSVGRGGGPEAAARDARYAALDAVADRHGAAAVLLGHTRDDQAETVLLGLARGSGIRSLSGMAAVSGRRGRYRRPFLHIDRQTARKACMVQSLPVWDDPHNADPAYTRSRLRHEGLPALEKALGKGVVEALARTAQLSRDDADALDAWAAQAETSVRDANGRLECAKLYALPPAVRRRIVRRAAIDAGAPAGALFARHIEEVDRLITGWRGQGAINLPGKVVAQRQGGRLVIRQG, from the coding sequence ATGGGTCCCCATCCTGCGGTCGCGGCGATACGCCTGGCGGTCCGCCGCGTACTTCACGACGTACTGACCGACGTCGCCGCCCAGCGCGAACTCGACTCCCCGCACGCCCCCCACGCAGACGCGCACGCCTCCCCGACCTCACGTCCGACGCTCCCCGCACACGAGCCGCTCCCCTCGCCGCTCGTGCTCGTGGCGTGCTCGGGCGGCGCCGACTCCATGGCGCTCGCCTCCGCCCTCGCCTTCGAAGCCCCCAAGCTGGGCATCCGCGCCGGTGCCGTCACCGTCGACCACGGCCTCCAGGCGGGCTCCGACCTGCGGGCCGCCGAGGTCGTCGCGCGCATGACCGCCCTCGGCCTCGACCCGGTCGAGTCGCTCGCCGTGTCGGTGGGCCGCGGCGGCGGCCCGGAGGCCGCCGCCCGCGACGCCAGGTACGCGGCCCTCGACGCCGTCGCCGACCGCCACGGCGCCGCCGCCGTGCTGCTCGGACACACCCGCGACGACCAGGCCGAGACGGTCCTGCTCGGCCTCGCACGCGGCTCCGGCATCCGCTCCCTGTCCGGCATGGCCGCCGTGTCCGGGCGCCGGGGCCGCTACCGCAGGCCGTTCCTGCACATCGACCGGCAGACCGCGCGCAAGGCGTGCATGGTCCAGTCCCTGCCGGTCTGGGACGACCCGCACAACGCGGACCCGGCCTACACCCGCTCCCGCCTGCGCCACGAGGGCCTGCCCGCCCTGGAGAAGGCGCTCGGCAAGGGCGTCGTGGAGGCCCTCGCCCGTACGGCCCAGCTGTCCCGGGACGACGCCGACGCCCTTGACGCCTGGGCCGCCCAGGCCGAGACGTCCGTACGCGACGCGAACGGGCGCCTGGAGTGCGCGAAGCTCTACGCCCTGCCGCCCGCGGTGCGCCGCCGCATCGTGCGGCGGGCGGCCATCGACGCCGGTGCTCCGGCGGGCGCGCTGTTCGCCCGGCACATCGAAGAGGTCGACCGGCTCATCACCGGATGGCGCGGCCAGGGAGCCATCAATCTCCCGGGCAAAGTCGTCGCTCAGCGGCAGGGTGGCAGACTGGTGATCCGGCAAGGCTGA
- the hpt gene encoding hypoxanthine phosphoribosyltransferase, translated as MRVDAKDMGTDLQSVLITKEEIDAKLAELAAKIDAEYAGKDLLIVGVLKGAVMVMADLARALSTPVTMDWMAVSSYGAGTQSSGVVRILKDLDTDIKGKHVLIVEDIIDSGLTLSWLLSNLGSREPASLKVCTLLRKPEAAKVAIDVEWVGFDIPNEFVVGYGLDYAEKYRNLPFVGTLAPHVYGG; from the coding sequence ATGCGGGTGGACGCGAAAGACATGGGCACCGACCTCCAGTCGGTGCTCATCACCAAGGAAGAGATCGACGCGAAGCTGGCTGAGCTGGCCGCGAAGATCGACGCGGAGTACGCGGGCAAGGACCTGCTCATCGTCGGCGTGCTCAAGGGCGCCGTCATGGTCATGGCGGACCTGGCTCGCGCCCTGTCCACCCCGGTCACCATGGACTGGATGGCGGTGTCGTCGTACGGCGCGGGCACCCAGTCCTCCGGCGTGGTCCGGATCCTCAAGGACCTCGACACCGACATCAAGGGCAAGCACGTCCTGATCGTCGAGGACATCATCGACTCCGGCCTGACCCTGTCCTGGCTGCTGTCCAACCTCGGCTCGCGCGAGCCCGCGTCCCTCAAGGTGTGCACGCTGCTGCGCAAGCCGGAGGCCGCGAAGGTCGCGATCGACGTCGAGTGGGTCGGCTTCGACATCCCGAACGAGTTCGTCGTCGGGTACGGCCTGGACTACGCGGAGAAGTACCGCAACCTGCCGTTCGTGGGCACCCTCGCCCCGCACGTGTACGGCGGCTGA
- the ftsH gene encoding ATP-dependent zinc metalloprotease FtsH: MDVKRYFRGPVMWIVLAVLAVVVLMQVVGSGGGYKTVDTGQVVQAINDNKVESAKLTTGDDHTIKVELKDGQKVKGSSKIQASYIGDQGVDIAKMLQAKYEDKQIPDGYTVSPSKQNPFVGILLSLLPFVLIVVVFLFLMNQMQGGGSRVMNFGKSKAKLITKDTPKTTFADVAGSDEAVEELHEIKEFLQEPAKFQAVGAKIPKGVLLYGPPGTGKTLLARAVAGEAGVPFYSISGSDFVEMFVGVGASRVRDLFEQAKANAPAIVFVDEIDAVGRHRGAGLGGGHDEREQTLNQLLVEMDGFDVKGGVILIAATNRPDILDPALLRPGRFDRQIAVDRPDMQGRLEILKVHQKGKPVAPDVDLAAVARRTPGFTGADLSNVLNEAALLTARSDKKLIDNHMLDEAIDRVVAGPQKRTRIMSDKEKKITAYHEGGHALVAAASPNSDPVHKITILSRGRALGYTMVLPDEDKYSTTRNEMLDQLAYMLGGRAAEELVFHDPTTGAANDIEKATATARAMVTQYGMTERLGAIKFGGDNTEPFLGREMAHQRDYSEEVAALVDEEVKKLIETAHNEAWEILVENRDVLDNLVLALLEKETLGKEEIAEVFAPIVKRPARPAWTGSTRRTPSTRPPVLSPKELSLTNGANGASPAVTASSGSGGETKSLEVAPEDRPES; this comes from the coding sequence ATGGACGTGAAGCGATACTTCCGTGGGCCAGTCATGTGGATCGTGCTGGCCGTCCTTGCCGTGGTCGTGTTGATGCAGGTCGTCGGTTCGGGTGGCGGCTACAAGACAGTGGACACCGGCCAGGTCGTGCAGGCCATCAACGACAACAAGGTCGAGTCGGCCAAGCTCACGACCGGTGACGATCACACCATCAAGGTCGAGCTCAAGGACGGCCAGAAGGTCAAGGGCAGCAGCAAGATCCAGGCGAGTTACATCGGCGACCAGGGCGTCGACATCGCCAAGATGCTGCAGGCCAAGTACGAGGACAAGCAGATCCCCGACGGTTACACCGTCTCGCCGTCGAAGCAGAACCCCTTCGTCGGCATCCTGCTGTCGCTCCTCCCCTTCGTCCTGATCGTCGTCGTCTTCCTGTTCCTGATGAATCAGATGCAGGGCGGCGGCAGCCGGGTCATGAACTTCGGCAAGTCCAAGGCGAAGCTCATCACCAAGGACACCCCCAAGACGACGTTCGCCGACGTCGCCGGTTCGGACGAGGCGGTCGAGGAGCTCCACGAGATCAAGGAGTTCCTCCAGGAGCCCGCCAAGTTCCAGGCGGTCGGCGCCAAGATTCCCAAGGGCGTGCTGCTGTACGGCCCGCCCGGTACGGGCAAGACGCTCCTCGCGCGCGCCGTCGCGGGCGAGGCGGGCGTCCCGTTCTACTCGATCTCCGGTTCCGACTTCGTCGAGATGTTCGTCGGTGTCGGTGCCTCCCGTGTCCGTGACCTCTTCGAGCAGGCCAAGGCGAACGCCCCGGCGATCGTCTTCGTCGACGAGATCGACGCCGTCGGCCGCCACCGCGGCGCCGGCCTCGGCGGCGGTCACGACGAGCGCGAGCAGACGCTCAACCAGCTGCTCGTCGAGATGGACGGCTTCGACGTGAAGGGCGGCGTCATCCTGATCGCCGCCACGAACCGCCCGGACATCCTCGACCCGGCCCTCCTGCGGCCCGGCCGCTTCGACCGGCAGATCGCCGTCGACCGTCCGGACATGCAGGGCCGTCTGGAGATCCTCAAGGTCCACCAGAAGGGCAAGCCGGTCGCCCCGGACGTCGACCTCGCGGCGGTCGCCCGCCGCACCCCGGGCTTCACCGGCGCCGACCTGAGCAACGTGCTGAACGAGGCGGCGCTGCTCACCGCCCGCAGCGACAAGAAGCTCATCGACAACCACATGCTGGACGAGGCCATCGACCGCGTCGTGGCGGGCCCGCAGAAGCGGACCCGGATCATGTCCGACAAGGAGAAGAAGATCACCGCGTACCACGAGGGCGGACACGCCCTGGTCGCGGCGGCTTCCCCGAACTCCGACCCGGTGCACAAGATCACGATCCTGTCCCGCGGCCGTGCCCTCGGCTACACGATGGTCCTCCCGGACGAGGACAAGTACTCCACCACGCGCAACGAGATGCTGGACCAGCTGGCGTACATGCTGGGCGGCCGCGCGGCGGAGGAGCTCGTCTTCCACGACCCGACCACCGGTGCGGCGAACGACATCGAGAAGGCCACCGCCACGGCCCGCGCGATGGTCACGCAGTACGGCATGACCGAGCGGCTCGGCGCGATCAAGTTCGGCGGCGACAACACCGAGCCGTTCCTCGGGCGCGAGATGGCGCACCAGCGGGACTACTCGGAAGAGGTCGCGGCGCTGGTCGACGAAGAGGTCAAGAAGCTCATCGAGACCGCGCACAACGAGGCCTGGGAAATCCTCGTCGAGAACCGCGACGTCCTGGACAACCTGGTCCTCGCGCTGCTCGAGAAGGAGACCCTCGGCAAGGAGGAGATCGCCGAGGTCTTCGCCCCGATCGTCAAGCGCCCGGCCCGCCCGGCCTGGACGGGTTCCACGCGGCGCACGCCGTCGACCCGCCCGCCGGTGCTCTCGCCCAAGGAGCTGTCCCTGACGAACGGTGCGAACGGGGCCTCTCCCGCGGTGACCGCCTCCAGCGGTTCCGGCGGAGAGACCAAGTCCCTCGAGGTGGCCCCGGAGGACCGCCCCGAGAGCTGA